CAGTCCTGAGTCTGATTATGTGGCAAGTGGAAAAGTCAGTTCACAGGTGGCTGTTTCTGGCTGATAACCGGGATGGTTACAAGTTGGTAATGGCCACCATGGGGCCTTCCGGAGCCGTCGCCCCGCCTTGTTTTTCGAGGGTAATGGCAAAGGCATCGGCTTCGGGAATAATTTTTAACAATTGAAGCTGGTTGTTGAGCGAAGCATTAAACACACCTGCATCAACCGGCTTGCCGTTTACAATGGCCCAGAGCTGATATTGTTTGTCGGATGGCGTGTTTGCCAGCGTGCCCGGATCCACGCACACGGTTTTGGAGCGGCTGCACCAGAAAAGTACGGCTTGCTGGCTGTTGTCTTTTGAACGGAGGGAAATTACAGAGGGGCGGTAAAGTGTAGAAAGTTCGGTAATGGTGGCCTGATGCTGATTGTGATAGGCCGTGTACATATTTTGCAGCGAATCGACACGCTGTTTGTTATTCACGGCCTGCTGGGCAACGGTTGCGTTCTGGTTTTCCAGATCGGCAATACGACGCCCGGCCTGCTGCAGGTTGTTGTGGTGAATAATGTTGAGGGTAATGCTTCCGGCCAGCAGCACTCCGGCCAAAGCTGCCACGGCTTTCCAGATACGTGCGGGAGCTTGAGCGGCGTGAAGGGGAATTACATTGCTGCTTTGTGCAGGCGCTGCTTCGTGGCCAAGCACATGACTGATAATTTGTTCGCGCAGTTCGGGGCGCGGGCTCACGCCGTGCATGCCCGCATAAGCTTCCGTTTCAAGCTGAAGTCGGTCGAGTTCGGCACGCACTTCCTCAAACTGCGCAGCCATACGCTCCACCTCACGGCTTTCTTCCGCGGTGGCTGCGCCAAGCACATATACGTGCAGCAGTCCTGATTCTATGAGTTCCTGAGCATCCACGGCATTAACCTCCTTGTAATAATTGACGCAAACGTGTCATTGCCGCTTTTACACGGGTTTTCACGGTGCCAAGCGGTATCGAAAGCTCTTCTGCCACTTCCGACTGGGTGTAGCCACCAAAGTAAAGCAGATCAATCAACTGTCGTTGCTCCGGTTTAAGCTGATCCAGTACTTTACTTAATCCAATATGATCTACACCAGTTACACTGTTGTGTTTGCGGTCAACACTATATACGTTATCGTTGATGGATTGGATTTGGCTACCGTCTCGGAATGCTTTGGAGCGAGTGGCATCTATGGCTGTGTTACGGGCAATGTTGAGCAGCCAGGTGTATAAACGCCCTTTTGAGGCATCGTAACTATCAATATTCTTCCAGATTTTTACAAAAGCATCCTGCAACAGGTCTTCGGCCATTTCCTGTTCGGCCACAATGCGGAAGATTACGCCGTACAATGCCTGAGAATAATAATCGTAAAGTAAACGCAGCCCGCTTTCGTCCCGCTTTTTCAGCAGATCAACCAGCACAGGTTCGGGAGGAAGTATGGCGCGTGTTCCCAAAATTTTTTTTGCGTGTTGCGAAAGTACGAGGTATTGTTACATCATGCAAATATGAGAGCGGATACCTTTTGTTTAATTCGTTTTGATCGTATTAAATGATATTTACCGGTTATTCAATGCGAAGCTGTTTCAACGCAATACACCAGGTTATTATCTGCGAATTAAAAGTGCATAATCATGCGCAAACTGATCTGCCTTGCGGTTAAATAGTTGGGTACGGCATAACTGCGGCCGGTTACATCTTTCACCCAGAAATAAGAAACCGTGTTGTTTACCTGCAGCAGGTTATACACTTCAAGTCCTGCCCAGAGCGATTTTATATGATGGAAAGGATTTGAATTTTTCAACGGTTTATCTTCCTTGATAATCTGATACGAGAAACCAATATCCACACGACGGTAAGGCGGGTAGCGGAACACTGATTTGTATCGTTCGCGTGTGGGCGGACCAAAAGGCAGGCCGGTACCAAGAATCAGACCTATATTCATTTTACAGTCGGGCAGCTTGGGCAGGTAGTCCTGAAAATAGAGAGAGAACGTAAGTGTCTGATCGGTTGGACGGGGAATAAAGCCGGGATTAATGGTAATGGTGTCGGTGGGAATGTTGTTTAATGTGTAGCCGGGTATTATCGTGTCGCCATCGCTGTTGAGCAGGATGTAATAGAAATCGTTGTAGAGGTTTTCGCGTGTGCGCAGCAGCGAGAGGTTTACCCACGATTCGGTGCCGCGCACAAATTCGCCGTTCAGTTTCAGGTCGATACCGTAGGCATAGCCATAGGCAAGGTTTTCGCCGTAATAACGCAAACGCACGTCCACCATGTCGTAAGGCACAAGGTTGTCGAGATATTTGTAATAGGCCTCTGCAATGAAACGGAACGGCCGCCCCCAGCCTTTAAAAACCAGGTCGCTGCCTACTACGGCATGCACCGACTGCTGTGCTTTAAGTTTGCGGTTCAGTGCGCCGTTGTAGTTGCGCATTTCGCGGTAAAAAGGCGGCTGATTATAAATTCCGCCCGCAGCCTTAAACACCACATCCGCTTTCCAGTGCGGTGTCCACGAAAGTTGCGCACGCGGACTCACCACCAGCTGGCCGTTTTGTGTCCAGTAATTACTACGCACTCCCAGGGTGAGTGAGAGCAGAGAAGAATCAGCCAGTGTGTCGGAAAAACGGTATTGTCCGTATCCCTGAAAGCGCCACGAAATCATTTCGGCCCCACCTTTAATCACATCCAGCATATCGAGGCTGTTTGTGGGGAGGTAGGGCAGTGAATAATCTACAGAGTCAACATAAAGCCATTCGCTGATTTCGTCGCGAATTATTTCATAGCCTGCTTTTGCGCCCCAGGTGAAGCTATGCCGGGGTGAGGTGTACCAGCCTTTCACTTCGCCGGTGTGAACATAGGCATCCAGCGTATTACGTGCATGATTGAGAAATGCGCCTACCCCTCGATTAAACGCTACCTGTCCGAATTCGGGTTTGCCAAAATCCGCTTCCAGCTGGTCGATGCGGTATGCACCAAGCACATCAAAGAATTCAGTTTCGTAGGTATTGAAGGTGGAGAAAATGAATTTCCAGCGTAAGATGCGGTCTCCGTCTTCACCCATTGTGCGCTGGTAATTTAATGCGGCGGCATTAAAAACAGTTTGAAAGCGGTTGTTTTCCTGTCCGGCAAAAAACACGGTAAATTTCAACGCATTGTTCAATGTACCGAAAGCCGTTTCGCGCGTTTGTGGTGCAAGGGTATAGCGGTTTACGGCGTAGTTGCCCAGATAATCCACGTACCAGCGCTCATTCATCTGCCAGGTCAGGTAGGCCTGCACGTCGGTAAAGTTGGCGGTATAATCGCCGGCCACATCAAGGGCATTGAGCAGGTAGCGGTTTGATTTCTGCCGCGCTCCAAACATCCATGTAAACCGGTTATCGGCTGTTGAACCTTCGAGTGTGAGGTTGGCGCCAAGAAGGCTGGCTGTGGCCGTGCCACGGAATTTCGAAGGGCGTTTATATTTCACATCCAGCACCGATGACATTTTATCGCCGTATTTTG
This genomic window from Bacteroidota bacterium contains:
- a CDS encoding anti-sigma factor yields the protein MDAQELIESGLLHVYVLGAATAEESREVERMAAQFEEVRAELDRLQLETEAYAGMHGVSPRPELREQIISHVLGHEAAPAQSSNVIPLHAAQAPARIWKAVAALAGVLLAGSITLNIIHHNNLQQAGRRIADLENQNATVAQQAVNNKQRVDSLQNMYTAYHNQHQATITELSTLYRPSVISLRSKDNSQQAVLFWCSRSKTVCVDPGTLANTPSDKQYQLWAIVNGKPVDAGVFNASLNNQLQLLKIIPEADAFAITLEKQGGATAPEGPMVAITNL
- a CDS encoding sigma-70 family RNA polymerase sigma factor, whose product is MGTRAILPPEPVLVDLLKKRDESGLRLLYDYYSQALYGVIFRIVAEQEMAEDLLQDAFVKIWKNIDSYDASKGRLYTWLLNIARNTAIDATRSKAFRDGSQIQSINDNVYSVDRKHNSVTGVDHIGLSKVLDQLKPEQRQLIDLLYFGGYTQSEVAEELSIPLGTVKTRVKAAMTRLRQLLQGG
- a CDS encoding carboxypeptidase-like regulatory domain-containing protein — protein: MNLVLRLFVFFLFLLSGLSAAAQTAVISGQVTDSAGVPAEMVQVYCKNSRQGATTSVKGYYMLAVPAGVADTIIVRGVGYRPYTFVITPQDGENITRNVSLSTISLGTFTKTERGSGTGIFLPPRVPQLPTPNPDISQLLRFTAIGVSSNNELSNQYSVRGGSFDENLVYVNDIEIYRPFLTRAGQQEGLSFPNVDMVESIFFSAGGFEAKYGDKMSSVLDVKYKRPSKFRGTATASLLGANLTLEGSTADNRFTWMFGARQKSNRYLLNALDVAGDYTANFTDVQAYLTWQMNERWYVDYLGNYAVNRYTLAPQTRETAFGTLNNALKFTVFFAGQENNRFQTVFNAAALNYQRTMGEDGDRILRWKFIFSTFNTYETEFFDVLGAYRIDQLEADFGKPEFGQVAFNRGVGAFLNHARNTLDAYVHTGEVKGWYTSPRHSFTWGAKAGYEIIRDEISEWLYVDSVDYSLPYLPTNSLDMLDVIKGGAEMISWRFQGYGQYRFSDTLADSSLLSLTLGVRSNYWTQNGQLVVSPRAQLSWTPHWKADVVFKAAGGIYNQPPFYREMRNYNGALNRKLKAQQSVHAVVGSDLVFKGWGRPFRFIAEAYYKYLDNLVPYDMVDVRLRYYGENLAYGYAYGIDLKLNGEFVRGTESWVNLSLLRTRENLYNDFYYILLNSDGDTIIPGYTLNNIPTDTITINPGFIPRPTDQTLTFSLYFQDYLPKLPDCKMNIGLILGTGLPFGPPTRERYKSVFRYPPYRRVDIGFSYQIIKEDKPLKNSNPFHHIKSLWAGLEVYNLLQVNNTVSYFWVKDVTGRSYAVPNYLTARQISLRMIMHF